CGGCCAGGATCGAGCGCCCGGTCGGGTTGATGCGCTCGCCGATCATCACGAACGGCCGCCCGAACCCGAGGACGACCTCCCGGGTCGCGGAGCTGACGACGGTGTCGGTCACGTGATCCCTCCCGCGGCGCGCCGCCCCGCGTCGTGGTCGGTGCCGCCGCCATGGGCGTCCGTGCTCGGCTCCAGCCCGCCGTTGCGGACGAGGTCGGCCAGCCGCGTCCGCGAGTAGCTCCGGTCGAGCTCCGCGACCCGGGCCGTCACGACGTCGCCCGGGTCGCCGGCGAGCGGCTCCTCGCGGCGCCGCCACTCGGCCACGTAGGCGTGCAGCTCGGTCTTGCCGGCGACCCTGGCGGCCCGGTCGATCGCCCGTTGGAAGCGGGTGGGCAGCAGCGCCTTCTCGTGCCGCGCACCGTCGGTGGCCGTCACCTGCGCCGGGATGTCGCGCCACAGGATCGTCACCAGGGACGGAGCGCTTCGCCGCCGGCTCATCGCGGCGCCCCGACGGCGTGCAGGCTGCGTCGCAGCCCGTCGACGCCGGTCGCTCGCCGTTCGTGGACGAGCCCGAGCCGCTTCGCCGCCGCGCGGGCGCGTCGGTCGAGGTCGTCGTCCTCGTGCTGTGCGAGGTGGACCAGGCGGCGATAGTTGCCGAAGTAGACCGCCTGCAGCTCGGGGTGCCGGTCGAGCCCCAGACCGGCGACCACCAGGCGATCGAAGTTCCGTACCAGGTAGTCGGTGACGTAGAAGGTGCCCGGTTCGCGCTCGTGCAGGGCGGCGAACACCTCGGGCCCGGCGAACAGCTCGTAACAGTGGGCACCGGGCAACCGCTCGACGCCCTCCTCCGCGCAGACGGCGTCGAGCCGCCCTCCGGTCCCGCAGTCCGCGTAGCCGACCAGCACGTGCTCCCCGGCGGCCTTCGCCGACCGAACCCGGGCACGGACCAGGTCGGGGATGCGCTCGGGTCGGTCGTGCAGCGCGGCCGGCAGACACTCGACGCGGACGTCGCCGAGGGCCGCGTCGCGCAGCACCTCGGTCAGCTCGCGGGCGAGCGCGCCGCAGGCGATGATCCGGACCCGCGATCGCCGCGCACCCATCAGGGGACCAGTGCTCGTCGTTCGCGGACCAGCCGCGTGGCCGTCTCGGCCGCCACGGCCGCGTCGCGGCAGTAGGCGTCGGCGCCGATGGCGGCGCCGAACTCCTCGTTGAGCGGCGCACCGCCGACCAGGACGATGAACTCGTCGCGCCGGCCCTTGGCCTGCAGGGTGTCGATCACGACCTTCATGTACGGCATCGTGGTCGTCAGCAGCGCCGACATGCCCAGGATGTCGGGCTGATGCTCGTCGAGCGCGGCGAGGTAGGCGTCGACGTCCGTGTTGATCCCGATGTCGACGACCTCGAACCCCGCACCCTCCAGCATCATGGCGACGAGGTTCTTGCCGATGTCGTGGATGTCGCCCTTGACCGTCCCGATCACCACCTTGCCGATCGGCTGCGCACCGGTCTCCGCCAGCAGCGGCCGTAGGATCGCCATGCCGGCCTTCATGGCGTTGGCGGCGAGCAGGACCTCGGGCACGAACAGCACGCCGTCGCGGAAGTCGATCCCGACGATGCGCATGCCTTCCACGAGAGCGTCGTCGAGCACGCGCTTCGGGTGCCACCCTCGCTCGAGCAGGATCGTCGTGCCCTCGGCGATCTCGTTCGCGAGCCCGTCGTAGAGGTCCTCGTGCATCTGCTCGGCGAGCTCGGCGTCGTCGAGTTCGCGGAGGTCGAGGTCGTCGTCGGGCGGGTCGGCCATCGGCGATCCTTCGCTGCTGGCGATGCGTCCGGGCACCGGTCGGAATCCCGGAGTGCGCGGTGCCCGTGTCCACGCCGTCGTCGCAGTATGGACAACGGTTGCGTTCAGCACAACATGTTCATGGCCGTGTCACGCGTTGGCGTCCACCTGTGCTGCCCGAGGCGACTGGCCGGGCGCCTGGCGCGGCAACCGGGACGCCCGTGTGCGCGGGCGCCCACGACCCCGGCCGGGTCTGCGTGTTCCGTGACGGTTTGCCCCGCTCGGGGGCCCCTCCGAGGGGTATCGTCGACGGCGGAACGCGCCGCCGAGCAGGGAGAGCGGGGTGTCCGACAGTCGTGTGCCGGTCGACGGCCGGGAGAAGGTCGTCTGCGACGGCTTGTGGAAGGTCTTCGGCAGCCGGCCCGAGCGGGTGGTCGGCACCCCCGAGGGCGAGCTTCCGCGCGATGAGCTGCTGGCGATGACCGGGTGCGTCGCCGCGGTCCGTGACGTCTCGTTCACCGTTCGCGCCGGCGAGGTGTTCGTCGTCATGGGGCTCTCGGGCAGCGGCAAGTCCACGCTCGTGCGCTGCCTGACCCGGCTGATCGAGCCGACCGCCGGACGCATCGTCCTCGACGGGCACGAGGTCACGGCGTGCTCGCCGGCGCAACTGCGCGAACTGCGCCGCCACAACGTCAGCATGGTCTTCCAGCACTTCGGGCTGCTACCGAACCGTCGGGTCATCGACAACGTCGCCTACGGGCTCGAGATCCAGGGGGTCGACCGCCGGGCCCGCCGTGAGCGCGCCGGCGCCGTGATCGACCTGGTCGGGCTCACCGGCTTCGCCGACCACTACCCCGACGAGCTGTCGGGCGGCATGCAGCAGCGGGTCGGCCTGGCCCGGGCCCTGGCCACCGATCCCGGCCTGCTCCTGCTCGACGAGCCCTTCAGCGCGCTCGATCCGCTGATCCGCCGTGACATGCAGGCCGAGGTCTGTCGGCTCCAGGAGCAGATGGGCACGACGATGGTGTTCATCACGCACGACCTGCACGAGGCCCTGCGGCTGGGCGACCGTGTCGCCGTGATGCGCGACGGCGCCATCGTCCAGATCGGCACGCCGGCGCAGTTGTTGGCCGCGCCGGCCGACGACTACGTCGCCGACTTCACCCGCGACGTCCCACGGGCGCTGGTCCTCACCGCCGGTGACCTGTGCCGGCCGCCACTCGGCGACGCCGTCGGTCCGCTCGACAGCCCGACCGAAGGCGACGTCGGGGCCGCGACCCTCCTGCGCGATCTGATCCCCCGGGTCGCGAACGGTGGCTCGCTGCGGGTGGTCGACGGCGACGGCACGGTCGGCATCGTCACGCGCGACCAGGTCCTGCGTGCCATGTACGGGGGCACGCTGCCAGAGCCGGCCCGCTGATGGCCGCCGTCACCGAGGCCCGCCGACTGTCGGTGCCCCGCTGGGTCGGCGACCACCGCTGGCTGCTGCTCGCCGTCGTCCTGCTGGCCGCCGGCGCGCTCGCCAGCGGCTGGGCGTCGGGGTACGCGGCGGACTTCTACCTGCCCGTACGGGAGCGGTTCGACGCGCTGCAGGTCTGGATCATCGACAACCGCGGCAGCCATCCGCTGTTCACGGGCGTGTTCCGGCCGATGGCGGTCGGAGCCGCGTACGGGCTCGCCGAGCTCGAGGCGCAGCTGCGCCTGCTCGGATGGCCGGGCGTGCTGCTGGTGTTCGGCGCGATCGCGGCCGCCGTCGCCGGCTGGCGGATCGCGGCGGTCGTCGTGGCCGCGCTCGCCGGCATCGCGCTGCTCGGTCAGTGGGACGACGCGATGACCACGCTCGCGTTGATGGGGGTCGGCGTGCTGGCGTCGGTCGCGATCGGCGTGCCGATCGGGATCCTGGCCGCGCGTTCGCCAGCCGTCGCGACGGTGGTTCGGCCCGTCCTCGACGCGATGCAGACCGTCCCCGTCTACGTCTACCGGCTGCCGCTGGTGTTCGTGTTCGGGCAGGGCAACCCTGCGGCGATCGTCGCGACCGTCATCTACGCCGTGCCGCCGGCCGTCCGGCTGACCACGCTCGGTATCCAGCAGGTGCCGCCGGTCAAGCTGGAGGTCGGCCGCTCGCTCGGGGCGACCAGCCGGCAGCTGCTGCGGACCGTGCAACTCCCGCTGGCGATGCCGTCGATCCGCGTGGGCGTCAACCAGACCATCATGATGGCGCTGTCGATGGTGGTGATCGCCTCGCTGGTCGGGGCCACCGGTCTCGGTCGCGAGGTGCTGCGGGGACTGCAGACCCTCGACGTGGGCCGCGCCCTGGACGCCGGACTCGCCATCGTGCTGCTGGCGGTCGTCCTCGACCGCATCACCTTCTCCGCGGGCGCCCGCGGCCGGCACCTGCTGCGTGGCTGGTGGCTGGTGGCCGCGATCGCCGGCGCACTGGTCGTCGGCCGCGGACTCGGAATGCTGCCGTTCGCCGACGAACCGCCGTTCGCGGGCGCCCTGTCGGTCGCGCAACTCGCGGACCAGGCGTTCGCCTGGGCCCGGACCGAGCTGTTCGGGTTCACGTCGGCGTTCAGCGAGTGGACCATCCGCTACGCGCTCGACCCGCTGCGGTTCGTGCTGAGCGTCCTGCCGTGGTGGCTCCTCGCCGGCCTGGTCGCCGCCGTGGCCTGGCGAGTCGTGGGGCAGGGCCTCGCCCTGTTCGTCGTCGTGGCCGCCGCCGTGATCGGGGCGATGGGTGCCTGGCCGGACACGATGAACACCCTCAGCCAGGTCCTCGTGGCCGCGGTCGTCTCGATCGCGCTGGCCGTGCCGCTCGGCGTGCTGGCGAGCCAGAGCGACGCGTTCGACCGCGCCCTGCGCCCGATCCTGGACGGGATGCAGACGCTGCCGGCGTTCGTCTACCTCATCCCGGTCGTCGCACTGTTCACGATCGGCCGCGTCCCCGGCCTGATCGCCTCGGTGATCTACGCGCTACCTCCCGGCGTGCGCATGACCGACGCCGGCATCCGCGAGGTGCCCCACGAGACCGTCGAAGCCGCCCGGTCCCAGGGCGCCACCCGGTGGCAGGTGCTGCGCACGGTGCAGCTGCCGCTGGCACGTCCGACGATCCTGATGGGTGTGAACCAGACCACGATGATGGTGTTGGCCGGCGTCATCATCGCCGGGCTGATCGGCTCGGGAGGCCTCGGCATCGAGGCCGTCCGGGGCCTGACCCGCAGCGAGATCGGTCGCGGCGCCGTCGCCGGCATCGCGATCGTGCTGCTCGGCATGGTGTTGGACCGCATCACCCAGGCGCTGGGCGGCGGTGACGACGAGTTCGTCGAGACCCAGCGCGCGACGATGAAGACCGCCTAGCGCGGTGTGCCGATCGAACGGAGCGACCATGGGCGCGACGAGCACTTCCCTCCGCCGGCTGGCGCCGGCACTGCTGGCCTTCGGCCTCGCGCTCAGCGCCTGTGCCGCCGACCCCGACCAGATCGACGCCGGCGAGCTCGGCGCCGACAGCGATGACGGGGGCGGCGCCGCTGACGGCGCCGCTGACGGCGGCGACGGCGGCGGCGAGGGCGCCGAGGGCGAGACCGTCCGGCTCGTCGCCAACCCGTGGCCGGGCTCGTACGCCAACGCGCACGTCGCCGCCATCGTCCTGGAGCAGGAGATGGGGGCCGACGTCGAGATCGTGGAGCTCGACGAGAACGCGCAGTGGGCCGGGCTCGACGACGGCAGCCTCGACGCGGTCCTGGAGATCTGGCCCTCGGGCCACGCCGAGAACCGGGCCACCTACATCGACGACCGCGGCACCGTCGAGGACATCGGCGAGCTCGGGGTCATCGGTCAGATCGGCTGGTTCGTCCCCAGCTACGTCATCGACGAGCATCCCGAGATGACGAGCTGGGAGGGGCTGGAGGGCAACGAGCAGATCTTCGCCACGGCGGAGACGGGCAACGCGGGACAGTTCCTCGCCGCCGACCCGTCGTTCGTGCAGTACGACGAAACCATCATCGAGAACCTCGGGTTGAACCTGCAGGTCGTGCAGTCCGGGTCCGAGGCCGCGCAGCTGACCGCGGTCGAATCCGCGATCGAGCGTGAGGAACCGGTGCTGTTCTACTTCTACACGCCGCACTGGATGCACGCCCAGTACGACCTGACCATGATCGAGCTGCCGCCGTACGAGGAGGGCTGCGAGGAACCGGCGGAGGAACGCACGTGCGGCTACCCGCCGGACGTGTTGTACAAGGCCGCGTCCGCCGAGCTGGCCGACCGGCTGCCCGACGTCCACACGTTCCTCAGCAACTTCCAGCTCGAGAACGAGGACCAGGACGGGATCGCCTACGCCATGGACGTCGAAGGCCAGTCGCCCGAGGGCGCCGCGCAGGCGTGGGTCGACGAGAACGAGGACGTCTGGCAGGCCTGGCTGCCGTGACCGGGTGGGTGCGGCGTGGCCATGCGAACGAGTAGCGTGGCCGGCCGTGCCCACTGACGAGTCGAGCAAGCGAGCACCGACGTGCCCACGCCCACGCCCCACATCAGCGCTGCACCCGGTGACTTCGCCGAGGCGGTCCTGCTCCCCGGTGACCCGCTGCGGGCGAAGCACATCGCGGAGACCCACCTCGAGGACGCCAAGCAGGTCAACGCCGTCCGCAACGCGTTCGCCTACACCGGCACCCACCAGGGCATGCCCGTCTCCGTGCTGGGCACCGGCATGGGCATCCCGTCGGCGTCGATCTACTCCTCCGAACTGATCGTCGAGTACGGCGTCCGGCGCCTCGTACGCGTCGGCTCGTGCGGCGCCGTGCAGGACCACGTCGCGCTGCGCGACGTGATCCTGGCGGTCGGCGCGTGCACCGACTCCAACGTCAACCGCGCCCGCTACGGCGGCCTGGACTTCGCGGCGACCGCCGACTTCGGCCTGCTGCGCACCGCGGCGGAGGCCGCGGAGGCGCGTGGCATCGAGGTCCACGCCGGCAACGTGCACTCCAGTGACCTGTTCTACGACCCGCGCGCCGCCGCCGGCTACTTCGACCAGATGAACAAGATGGGCGTACTCGCCGTGGAGATGGAGGCCGCCGGCATCTACGGCGTGGCGGCGGAGAACGGCGCCCGGGCGCTGACGGTCCTCACGGTCAGCGACCACATCCGCAGCGGCGAGGCGACCACCTCCGACGAGCGGCAGACCACCTTCGACGACATGGTCCGCATCGCGCTCGACGGCCTCGTCCTCGACGCCCAGCGCGGTGGCGCCTGACGCCCACGCCCAGGCTCACGGCACCCGCAGTAACCACCGCGCGGGCACGATCTCGACGAGCACCTCGAAGTCCCCGTCCGGGTCGTCGGTCGCGGTGATGTCCCAGTCGAACTTCGCGCGGAACGCCCGCACCACCGCTTCGGGGTAGGGACGCGCGTGCACGATCGCGCGTCCCTCCGCGACGACGGGCCGATCGCCGTCCTGCAGCGCGAGCGCGACGCGAGGGTCGCGGCGCAGGTTGCGGGCCTTTGCCGTGTCGGAGCTGGTGCAGACCCAGAAGGCCCGACCGTCCCAGACGAACCAGATCGGGGTCAGGTGGGGCGACCCGTCGGGCCGCGGGGAGACGAACCAGACGTTGCGCTCGCGGGCCAGACGAGCCTCGAGGCCCCCGTCGCCCTCGGGGATGGTCGTGGTCACCGCGAGCCGCCGTCGTGGAAACCGCCGCGGCGGCCGTTGCGGTCGGCCAGGAGGCCGGCGAGCGTCGACAGGGCGATCTCGGCCGGCGCCTTCGACCCGATGTCCAGGCCGATGGGGCGGCGCACCGTCGCGATCAGGTCCTCGTCGACGGCCTGCTCGCGCAGCGCCGCCCGGTGCGGCCCCTCGTGGCGCGGCGAACCCATGATGCCGATCCACCGTGGCCGCGCCCGCACGAGCGGTGCCAGGACACCGCCCAGGTCGTCGCGATGGTGGTCGGTCACCACCACGTCGGCGTCGGCGAGCGAGACGCCCTCGGGGCGGTGCAGGACCGCGTCGGCCCCGGCGCGGTGGCCGCGCGTGACCCGCGCGGGATCCGGTTCCAGCAACACGGTCCGGAACCCCAGTTCGCGGCCCCAGTGCAGCAGGTACGACGACACGGCGTTGGCGTAGACGGCGACCAGCACCCGCTCGGCCGGGTCGGCGGCGGGCGCCGCCCCGTGGGCGACGTCGCACGCCGGGTCGGACGTGGTCACCTGCGTCCCCTCCGCTCGATCTGCGTTTCGGGCCCGCGGCGACGATACTGCCCGTTCCTCGACGAGGGAGCGTCACGTGGGACTTCCCGACGGGCCGGCCGCGCTGGCCGACGCGCTGGCGCAGCGCGCGTACCTCGCGGACCGCGGCCTGGTCACCGCCCTCCACCTCGCCCACCGGCTGGGGCGACCGGTGCTGCTCGAGGGCGACGCCGGTGTCGGCAAGACGGAGGCCGCCAAGGCGATGGCGGACGTGTTGGGGGCGCGGCTGGTGCGCCTGCAGTGCTACGAGGGCATCGACCGCGCCCAGGCCCTCTACGCCTGGGACCATCCCCGCCAGCTGCTGCACCTGCGCACGCTGGAGGCCTCGGGGGAGCGGCCCGACCAGCACGAGAGCGAGCTGTACACGCGCCGGTTCCTGCTGCCACGGCCGCTGCTGGAGGCGCTGGAGCTGGGGGACCGGGCGGTTCTGCTCGTCGACGAGATCGACCGCGCCGACGACGAGTTCGAGGCGTTCCTGCTGGAGCTGCTCAGCGACTTCCAGGTGACGATCCCGGAGCTCGGCACGATCCGCGCCGAGCAGCCGCCGACGGTGGTGCTGACCTCCAACCGGACCCGCGAGCTGTCGGAGGCGCTGCGCCGCCGCTGCCTGTACCACTGGATCGACCACCCCGACCAGGCGCGGGAGGCGGCGATCGTGCGGGTGCGGGTGCCCGAGGTCCCCGATGGACTGGCCGAGCGCGTCGCCGGCGTCGTCGCGCAGCTGCGGACCCTCGACCTGCACAAGCCGCCCGGGGTGGCGGAGACGGTGGACTGGGCCCGGGTGGTGACCGACCTGGGCGGGCGCCTGGACATCGAGGTGGCCGCCGACACGCTGGGCGTGGTCGTCAAGGACCGCGACGACCTCGACACGGTGCGCGCGCACCTCGACCGCGTCCTCGAGGCCTGACCGTGCCGGCCGGTCCGGTGTCGCCACCGCCGCCCCGTGGGGGCGAGGCGCCTGCGCCGGGCGACGGTGCCGCGCACGTCGCCGCGCTGGCCGCCGGCCTGCGCCGGGCGGGGGTCAACGTCGGTACGGGCCAGGTCACCGCCTGCGCGGCGGCGCTGGCCGAGGTCGATCCGAAGGACGTTGCCGCGCGCTACTGGACCGGCCGCGTGTGCCTGTGCTCGGAGCCTGCCCATCTGCCCGTCTACGACCGGGTCTTCGCCGCGGTGCTGTCCGGCGGGCAGCCCGAGCCGCCGACGGCGCCGGTACCGGCCCCGGCTGGTGGCGTCGACGCCGGCTCCGACCGGCCCGGTGGTGCCGACCCCGGCGGCGGGGACGAGGTGCATGCCGGCGGTCTCGCCATGGCCCACGAGCGACTGCGTCATCGCCGCTTCGACCGGCTCGACCAGGACGAGCGCGCCGAGGTCGACCGGCTGGTGGACGCCCTGCGGCTGCGGACGCCGGCCCGCCGGACCCGGCGGCGCATGCCGGGGCCCGGTGGCGACCTGGACCTGGCGCGCACGCTCGACCGCGCGATGCGCTTCGAGGGCGAGGTGCTGCAGTTCGACCGCCTGACCCGGCGGCCGCGGCCCCGGCCGCTGGTGGTCGTGCTGGACGTGTCGGGGTCGATGGCCGCGTTCGCGCGTCCGCTGCTGCGCTTCGCCGTGGCGGCCGCCTCCGACACCGCCCGTCCGCGACGCCGTGTGGAGGTGTTCGCGTTCGGGACCCGGCTGACGCGGCTCACGGACGCGCTCGCGGTGCGCGATCCCGACGCCGCGCTGGCCGACGCCGCCGCCCGGGTCGTGGACTGGGACGGCGGCACGCGCATCGCGGCCAGCCTCGAGCAGCTGGTGCGCGTGTGGGGCCGGCGCGGGCTGCTGCGCGGGGCGGTCGTGCTGCTGTGCTCGGACGGGCTGGAGCGGGGCGACGGGGCG
The sequence above is a segment of the Egicoccus sp. AB-alg2 genome. Coding sequences within it:
- a CDS encoding virulence factor; its protein translation is MTILWRDIPAQVTATDGARHEKALLPTRFQRAIDRAARVAGKTELHAYVAEWRRREEPLAGDPGDVVTARVAELDRSYSRTRLADLVRNGGLEPSTDAHGGGTDHDAGRRAAGGIT
- a CDS encoding DUF1638 domain-containing protein, which encodes MGARRSRVRIIACGALARELTEVLRDAALGDVRVECLPAALHDRPERIPDLVRARVRSAKAAGEHVLVGYADCGTGGRLDAVCAEEGVERLPGAHCYELFAGPEVFAALHEREPGTFYVTDYLVRNFDRLVVAGLGLDRHPELQAVYFGNYRRLVHLAQHEDDDLDRRARAAAKRLGLVHERRATGVDGLRRSLHAVGAPR
- a CDS encoding corrinoid protein, coding for MADPPDDDLDLRELDDAELAEQMHEDLYDGLANEIAEGTTILLERGWHPKRVLDDALVEGMRIVGIDFRDGVLFVPEVLLAANAMKAGMAILRPLLAETGAQPIGKVVIGTVKGDIHDIGKNLVAMMLEGAGFEVVDIGINTDVDAYLAALDEHQPDILGMSALLTTTMPYMKVVIDTLQAKGRRDEFIVLVGGAPLNEEFGAAIGADAYCRDAAVAAETATRLVRERRALVP
- a CDS encoding glycine betaine/L-proline ABC transporter ATP-binding protein, whose product is MSDSRVPVDGREKVVCDGLWKVFGSRPERVVGTPEGELPRDELLAMTGCVAAVRDVSFTVRAGEVFVVMGLSGSGKSTLVRCLTRLIEPTAGRIVLDGHEVTACSPAQLRELRRHNVSMVFQHFGLLPNRRVIDNVAYGLEIQGVDRRARRERAGAVIDLVGLTGFADHYPDELSGGMQQRVGLARALATDPGLLLLDEPFSALDPLIRRDMQAEVCRLQEQMGTTMVFITHDLHEALRLGDRVAVMRDGAIVQIGTPAQLLAAPADDYVADFTRDVPRALVLTAGDLCRPPLGDAVGPLDSPTEGDVGAATLLRDLIPRVANGGSLRVVDGDGTVGIVTRDQVLRAMYGGTLPEPAR
- a CDS encoding ABC transporter permease, giving the protein MAAVTEARRLSVPRWVGDHRWLLLAVVLLAAGALASGWASGYAADFYLPVRERFDALQVWIIDNRGSHPLFTGVFRPMAVGAAYGLAELEAQLRLLGWPGVLLVFGAIAAAVAGWRIAAVVVAALAGIALLGQWDDAMTTLALMGVGVLASVAIGVPIGILAARSPAVATVVRPVLDAMQTVPVYVYRLPLVFVFGQGNPAAIVATVIYAVPPAVRLTTLGIQQVPPVKLEVGRSLGATSRQLLRTVQLPLAMPSIRVGVNQTIMMALSMVVIASLVGATGLGREVLRGLQTLDVGRALDAGLAIVLLAVVLDRITFSAGARGRHLLRGWWLVAAIAGALVVGRGLGMLPFADEPPFAGALSVAQLADQAFAWARTELFGFTSAFSEWTIRYALDPLRFVLSVLPWWLLAGLVAAVAWRVVGQGLALFVVVAAAVIGAMGAWPDTMNTLSQVLVAAVVSIALAVPLGVLASQSDAFDRALRPILDGMQTLPAFVYLIPVVALFTIGRVPGLIASVIYALPPGVRMTDAGIREVPHETVEAARSQGATRWQVLRTVQLPLARPTILMGVNQTTMMVLAGVIIAGLIGSGGLGIEAVRGLTRSEIGRGAVAGIAIVLLGMVLDRITQALGGGDDEFVETQRATMKTA
- a CDS encoding ABC transporter substrate-binding protein, producing the protein MGATSTSLRRLAPALLAFGLALSACAADPDQIDAGELGADSDDGGGAADGAADGGDGGGEGAEGETVRLVANPWPGSYANAHVAAIVLEQEMGADVEIVELDENAQWAGLDDGSLDAVLEIWPSGHAENRATYIDDRGTVEDIGELGVIGQIGWFVPSYVIDEHPEMTSWEGLEGNEQIFATAETGNAGQFLAADPSFVQYDETIIENLGLNLQVVQSGSEAAQLTAVESAIEREEPVLFYFYTPHWMHAQYDLTMIELPPYEEGCEEPAEERTCGYPPDVLYKAASAELADRLPDVHTFLSNFQLENEDQDGIAYAMDVEGQSPEGAAQAWVDENEDVWQAWLP
- the deoD gene encoding purine-nucleoside phosphorylase, which encodes MPTPTPHISAAPGDFAEAVLLPGDPLRAKHIAETHLEDAKQVNAVRNAFAYTGTHQGMPVSVLGTGMGIPSASIYSSELIVEYGVRRLVRVGSCGAVQDHVALRDVILAVGACTDSNVNRARYGGLDFAATADFGLLRTAAEAAEARGIEVHAGNVHSSDLFYDPRAAAGYFDQMNKMGVLAVEMEAAGIYGVAAENGARALTVLTVSDHIRSGEATTSDERQTTFDDMVRIALDGLVLDAQRGGA
- a CDS encoding TIGR03618 family F420-dependent PPOX class oxidoreductase; amino-acid sequence: MTTTIPEGDGGLEARLARERNVWFVSPRPDGSPHLTPIWFVWDGRAFWVCTSSDTAKARNLRRDPRVALALQDGDRPVVAEGRAIVHARPYPEAVVRAFRAKFDWDITATDDPDGDFEVLVEIVPARWLLRVP
- a CDS encoding XdhC family protein → MTTSDPACDVAHGAAPAADPAERVLVAVYANAVSSYLLHWGRELGFRTVLLEPDPARVTRGHRAGADAVLHRPEGVSLADADVVVTDHHRDDLGGVLAPLVRARPRWIGIMGSPRHEGPHRAALREQAVDEDLIATVRRPIGLDIGSKAPAEIALSTLAGLLADRNGRRGGFHDGGSR
- a CDS encoding AAA family ATPase; this encodes MGLPDGPAALADALAQRAYLADRGLVTALHLAHRLGRPVLLEGDAGVGKTEAAKAMADVLGARLVRLQCYEGIDRAQALYAWDHPRQLLHLRTLEASGERPDQHESELYTRRFLLPRPLLEALELGDRAVLLVDEIDRADDEFEAFLLELLSDFQVTIPELGTIRAEQPPTVVLTSNRTRELSEALRRRCLYHWIDHPDQAREAAIVRVRVPEVPDGLAERVAGVVAQLRTLDLHKPPGVAETVDWARVVTDLGGRLDIEVAADTLGVVVKDRDDLDTVRAHLDRVLEA
- a CDS encoding VWA domain-containing protein yields the protein MPAGPVSPPPPRGGEAPAPGDGAAHVAALAAGLRRAGVNVGTGQVTACAAALAEVDPKDVAARYWTGRVCLCSEPAHLPVYDRVFAAVLSGGQPEPPTAPVPAPAGGVDAGSDRPGGADPGGGDEVHAGGLAMAHERLRHRRFDRLDQDERAEVDRLVDALRLRTPARRTRRRMPGPGGDLDLARTLDRAMRFEGEVLQFDRLTRRPRPRPLVVVLDVSGSMAAFARPLLRFAVAAASDTARPRRRVEVFAFGTRLTRLTDALAVRDPDAALADAAARVVDWDGGTRIAASLEQLVRVWGRRGLLRGAVVLLCSDGLERGDGARLGATVARLRRSVHRLVWVNPLAGDPRYAPTQRGMAAALPHVDVFVPGHDLASLEDLVDVLAGLR